A stretch of Roseibium porphyridii DNA encodes these proteins:
- the galU gene encoding UTP--glucose-1-phosphate uridylyltransferase GalU — MKKPIRKAVLPVAGLGTRFLPATKAVPKEMLTIVDRPIIQYVVDEARAAGIEHIVFVTGRNKHVIEDHFDMAYELEDTLRSRNKDAALDLLEKHRPEPGSTSFTRQQAPLGLGHAIWCARDIIGDEPFAILLPDVIIKSQVSCLRQMVDLYDQTGGNVIAVEEVPEDQTHQYGIVELAEKINDNASKISNMVEKPAPGTAPSNLMITGRYILQPEIFELLSNQTKGAGGEIQLTDSMLSMMKNQSFASLKFEGRSYDCGSKPGFLSANIAFGMDDPALAEELVPFMKEMIRQPLAAE; from the coding sequence ATGAAGAAGCCAATTCGCAAGGCCGTGCTCCCTGTCGCCGGTCTCGGGACAAGATTTCTGCCGGCCACCAAGGCCGTGCCGAAGGAAATGCTCACAATTGTTGACCGGCCAATCATCCAATACGTTGTCGATGAAGCAAGAGCGGCTGGAATTGAGCACATTGTTTTTGTGACCGGGCGCAACAAGCATGTCATCGAGGATCACTTCGACATGGCATACGAGCTTGAGGACACCCTCCGATCCAGGAACAAGGATGCTGCGCTCGACCTGTTGGAGAAACACCGGCCTGAGCCTGGTTCCACAAGTTTCACCCGCCAGCAAGCGCCCCTTGGTCTTGGGCACGCGATATGGTGTGCCCGAGATATTATTGGCGATGAACCATTTGCGATCCTGCTACCAGATGTGATTATCAAATCCCAGGTCAGTTGCCTCAGACAGATGGTTGATCTGTACGACCAGACAGGCGGCAATGTGATCGCTGTTGAGGAAGTTCCGGAAGATCAGACCCATCAATATGGGATTGTCGAGCTTGCCGAAAAGATCAACGACAATGCCAGCAAGATTTCGAATATGGTTGAAAAACCTGCACCGGGTACCGCACCTTCAAACCTGATGATAACTGGCAGATATATTCTACAACCCGAAATTTTTGAACTTTTGTCAAACCAGACCAAAGGCGCTGGCGGCGAGATTCAGCTGACTGACAGTATGCTCTCCATGATGAAAAATCAGTCCTTTGCATCGCTCAAGTTCGAAGGCCGAAGCTACGATTGCGGCAGTAAACCGGGCTTTCTGTCAGCTAACATCGCATTCGGAATGGACGATCCTGCTCTTGCGGAAGAATTGGTTCCATTCATGAAGGAAATGATCCGGCAGCCACTGGCCGCTGAATAA
- the kdsA gene encoding 3-deoxy-8-phosphooctulonate synthase — MSEPNREVSVGNVTFSNSAPFSLIAGPCAMESRAHALECAEAIKDIADRLGIGLVYKSSFDKANRTSLSGGRGVGLSEALPIFAEVKEKFGLPVITDVHAAEQCAPVAEVIDVLQIPAFLCRQTDLLVAAAKTGKVINVKKGQFLAPWDMKNVLAKVTGSGNPNVLLTERGASFGYNTLVTDMRALPIMAQTGAPVVFDATHSVQQPGGQGASTGGDRTMVPVLARAAVAVGVGGLFIETHPDPDKAPSDGPNMVPLNKLEALLKQLQALDAVVKSPAVAAE; from the coding sequence ATGTCCGAGCCTAATCGTGAAGTATCTGTTGGAAACGTAACGTTCAGCAATTCAGCCCCGTTCAGTCTGATTGCCGGGCCGTGCGCTATGGAAAGCCGTGCTCATGCATTGGAATGCGCCGAGGCAATCAAAGACATTGCCGACCGCCTCGGCATCGGGTTGGTCTATAAGAGTTCCTTTGACAAAGCCAACAGGACCTCACTCTCAGGTGGAAGAGGTGTCGGATTGAGCGAAGCTCTCCCAATCTTTGCAGAGGTCAAGGAGAAGTTCGGGCTTCCCGTCATCACTGACGTTCATGCTGCCGAGCAATGCGCTCCCGTCGCCGAAGTGATCGACGTGCTTCAGATCCCGGCGTTCCTCTGCCGGCAAACAGATTTGCTGGTTGCCGCAGCAAAGACAGGTAAGGTCATCAACGTTAAGAAGGGACAATTTCTTGCACCCTGGGACATGAAAAACGTTCTGGCCAAGGTCACAGGATCCGGCAATCCGAATGTTCTCTTGACTGAACGGGGCGCCAGTTTCGGATACAACACTCTCGTAACCGACATGAGAGCTCTGCCAATCATGGCGCAGACAGGGGCTCCGGTCGTGTTCGACGCCACTCATTCCGTGCAGCAACCAGGCGGGCAGGGAGCATCCACAGGTGGCGACAGGACAATGGTTCCTGTTCTTGCTCGTGCGGCAGTTGCCGTTGGTGTCGGCGGTTTGTTTATTGAGACACATCCAGATCCAGACAAAGCACCATCAGACGGACCGAATATGGTACCGCTCAACAAGTTGGAAGCTTTGTTGAAACAGCTGCAGGCACTTGATGCCGTCGTGAAGTCACCGGCTGTTGCAGCCGAATAG
- a CDS encoding DUF4864 domain-containing protein produces MAQTRFWKTAAAAGLGALLCLGAAQAEEAPDSGVFQKIIKNQMTAFASGNAKAAFSFATNSLQQQFQTPEFFMEMVRQGYQPVFRPKSVTFGQSKMTKLGPTQEVYVTGPKGKNWLALYSFEKQDDGSWRISGCYLTKSDGISA; encoded by the coding sequence ATGGCTCAAACTCGTTTCTGGAAGACAGCGGCAGCTGCGGGTCTTGGCGCTCTCTTATGTCTGGGCGCCGCACAGGCTGAGGAAGCGCCAGACAGTGGCGTTTTCCAAAAAATCATCAAAAACCAGATGACAGCCTTTGCCTCCGGGAATGCCAAGGCGGCCTTCTCTTTCGCCACTAACTCTCTTCAGCAGCAATTCCAGACGCCTGAGTTTTTCATGGAAATGGTGCGTCAGGGATACCAACCGGTGTTCCGGCCCAAGAGCGTTACCTTTGGGCAATCCAAGATGACGAAGCTGGGGCCAACCCAGGAAGTTTACGTTACTGGACCCAAGGGTAAAAACTGGCTTGCGCTCTACAGTTTCGAAAAACAGGACGATGGCTCCTGGCGCATATCTGGCTGTTACCTGACCAAGTCAGACGGGATTTCTGCTTAA
- a CDS encoding class I adenylate-forming enzyme family protein, whose amino-acid sequence MKVTQESLAKEYHESGAWSDVPLDELLKKTASEHPDRLALVDAPDRADWTGGGPRSLTYAEADREIDRLAAFYSTVGLSSDHVIGVQAPNTVDTVIALLAALRADLIVSPLPLHWRQKNVLEALNSIGAKGFIAADRVETRDVGVAARDVAADLFSLRFVFGLGKDVPDGLIELGPLLRDMADDLEFSSSERPDPADHTATICWSRSGEENVPVSRCHNHWMAAGQMVVHEAHIKEESNILVPYSLSGLTGLGGGLVPWLQTGGTLHLHHPTSLANLAAHANDVGADVVMTPGPLAQTLDRKLENNNTSVLAAWNIAAPHPTTFVARRRLVDLHVADEFALVAKARGPSAKMKATALGKYSGPNGCESGPALLEVSVNDEVEDQTPTLLVKGAMVPEIGWRTINSEQRRVRWEGTGYLNTNIKVELTDGGISGFGIPGQYALGTGNLETIDVIYSRYPGIREAAAFVVEDGILGARMYAALVPEPGNVPDAGAFFAYLDAEGVDLAKIPHRVLILQSLPRNADGTLCRDRLTMRTQRLPAAVA is encoded by the coding sequence ATGAAAGTCACTCAAGAAAGCCTTGCAAAGGAGTACCATGAAAGCGGAGCCTGGTCCGATGTGCCGCTTGACGAACTCCTGAAAAAGACTGCCTCAGAACACCCTGACAGACTTGCCCTTGTGGATGCACCAGATCGGGCAGACTGGACAGGCGGTGGGCCCAGATCGCTGACTTATGCGGAGGCCGATCGTGAAATAGACCGACTGGCAGCTTTCTACAGCACAGTCGGACTGTCCTCCGACCATGTCATCGGCGTTCAGGCACCTAATACGGTCGATACGGTGATTGCTCTTCTGGCAGCGCTCAGAGCTGACCTCATCGTTTCCCCATTGCCTCTGCATTGGCGCCAAAAGAATGTACTTGAGGCGTTGAATTCAATTGGCGCGAAAGGCTTTATTGCGGCTGACCGTGTGGAGACCAGAGATGTTGGCGTCGCCGCGCGAGATGTTGCCGCCGACCTCTTTTCACTGCGCTTTGTATTCGGGCTTGGCAAAGACGTTCCCGATGGACTGATTGAACTCGGGCCGTTGCTTCGTGATATGGCAGACGATCTGGAATTCTCGTCCAGCGAACGTCCGGATCCGGCCGACCATACCGCCACGATCTGCTGGAGCCGTAGCGGCGAGGAAAATGTTCCGGTGAGCAGATGCCACAACCATTGGATGGCCGCAGGCCAGATGGTTGTCCACGAAGCCCATATCAAGGAAGAAAGCAACATCCTGGTGCCCTATTCGCTCAGCGGATTGACGGGACTTGGTGGCGGTCTGGTTCCCTGGCTGCAGACCGGTGGAACACTGCATTTGCATCACCCGACATCACTGGCAAACCTTGCCGCTCATGCGAATGACGTTGGTGCGGATGTTGTCATGACACCTGGTCCACTTGCGCAAACTTTGGACCGGAAGCTTGAAAACAACAACACGTCGGTACTCGCAGCCTGGAACATAGCCGCACCGCATCCGACTACGTTCGTGGCGCGTCGCAGGCTAGTCGACCTTCATGTTGCAGATGAGTTTGCACTTGTTGCCAAGGCCCGGGGGCCTTCTGCCAAAATGAAGGCGACTGCGCTGGGAAAGTATAGCGGGCCGAACGGGTGCGAAAGCGGGCCAGCCCTCCTGGAAGTCTCAGTCAATGACGAAGTGGAAGATCAGACACCCACGCTTTTGGTGAAAGGGGCGATGGTTCCCGAAATAGGTTGGCGCACGATCAACAGCGAACAGCGACGCGTGCGTTGGGAAGGAACCGGCTATCTGAATACCAATATCAAGGTCGAATTGACCGATGGAGGCATCTCAGGTTTTGGCATTCCGGGCCAGTATGCGCTTGGAACCGGAAATCTCGAGACGATCGATGTTATCTATTCAAGGTATCCAGGCATCAGGGAAGCAGCCGCTTTCGTCGTTGAGGATGGAATTCTTGGCGCGAGAATGTATGCGGCCCTTGTGCCAGAACCGGGCAACGTGCCCGATGCGGGTGCCTTTTTTGCATATCTTGATGCGGAAGGCGTCGACCTTGCCAAAATACCCCATCGTGTACTGATCTTGCAGTCTTTGCCTCGAAATGCCGATGGAACGCTTTGCAGGGACCGGCTGACAATGCGGACGCAGCGGCTGCCGGCTGCTGTGGCATAG
- a CDS encoding invasion associated locus B family protein, with product MKSVLKRGLFGCAAGAFLAVSSFAGAPAIAQEENSPWTKACNTNPKTQKEICFISIELRTNTGQFLSNIAIQETEGEARKKLLVAVPTGVLIQPGLRIQIDDSKPVQGKYSICAPNACYAELAIDDTFINAMKQGGEMRVAPYNQQAKEIVFKMTLIGFTKVYDGDPMNIAELQERQEELQSELQKRADEARQKLIDAQKASE from the coding sequence ATGAAGAGTGTTTTGAAAAGAGGATTGTTTGGATGCGCTGCAGGAGCGTTCCTGGCTGTGTCTTCTTTTGCAGGTGCTCCCGCAATCGCCCAGGAAGAAAATAGCCCTTGGACGAAGGCGTGTAACACCAATCCGAAGACGCAGAAGGAAATCTGCTTCATCTCGATTGAACTGCGCACCAACACAGGCCAATTCCTGAGCAACATTGCTATTCAGGAAACGGAAGGTGAAGCACGCAAGAAGCTGCTTGTCGCAGTTCCGACCGGTGTTCTAATCCAGCCAGGCTTGCGCATTCAAATTGACGACAGCAAGCCGGTGCAAGGCAAATACAGCATCTGTGCACCCAATGCCTGCTATGCTGAACTTGCCATTGATGACACATTCATCAACGCGATGAAGCAGGGCGGCGAAATGCGGGTTGCACCATACAACCAGCAGGCCAAGGAAATCGTCTTCAAGATGACGCTGATCGGATTCACCAAAGTTTATGACGGTGACCCAATGAACATTGCAGAATTGCAAGAGCGTCAGGAAGAACTTCAAAGCGAATTGCAAAAGCGCGCTGACGAAGCCCGTCAGAAGCTGATCGACGCTCAAAAGGCCAGCGAATAG
- a CDS encoding extracellular solute-binding protein, whose product MRFIDSAVHSLLKNGVLGAALALSLSAVPFSGSTAFADDKDVPWVHGISMHGSPALGPDEPFPYANPDAPKGGSITLGVQGTFDSMNSFIVQGGWTSARGMRERQFGNNILESLLVRSYAEPFSLYGLVAQRVRMPDSREWIEFELNPDAKFSDGTPLTVDDIIFSLEVIEEKGRPPYRNWYAAIKEKQVTAPNRLKLVFENGDNRELPLLIALAPIFSKKHTDVENFDKSSLNPPIGSGPYTFKTIEAGRLVVYEKNPDYWAKDLPVKAGFDNFDEIRVEYFRDETTLQEAFKKGLVNALQFRDPARWATGFDFPAAENGDVEKLSIAFGIPAKMQGIAFNTRREQFKDKNVRKALSMLFDFKWVNENLYYGLYQRTAGYWDNSDLSSIGRPASDREKELLAPFPDAVDPEVMAGTWRPADADGSGRDRKVLREALGTFGEAGYSLENRKLVNKETGKPLSFEILAKNEDEEKLALAYIRTLELLGIEATVRSVDPAQFEDRRTKREFDMVFNTWRASLSPGAEQYGRWSSKAADQEGSFNFVGAREPAIDALIDEIVGARSREHFVDAVRAFDRVLISGAYAVPLYHVSDDWVAHWKKVIPPQSHSLYGHEFDTWWSATAQ is encoded by the coding sequence ATGCGTTTTATTGATAGTGCTGTGCATTCACTTCTGAAGAACGGTGTCCTTGGGGCTGCGCTTGCGCTTTCCCTTTCGGCGGTGCCATTTTCGGGCTCAACAGCTTTTGCCGATGATAAAGACGTGCCGTGGGTTCATGGCATATCCATGCACGGATCCCCTGCCCTTGGACCGGATGAACCGTTTCCCTACGCCAATCCAGATGCTCCCAAGGGCGGCTCAATAACGCTTGGCGTTCAGGGAACCTTCGACAGCATGAATTCGTTCATTGTTCAAGGCGGCTGGACCTCCGCCAGAGGCATGCGCGAACGCCAATTCGGCAACAACATCCTGGAGAGCCTTCTCGTTCGCTCCTATGCGGAACCATTTTCACTCTATGGGCTCGTGGCGCAGCGCGTTCGCATGCCCGACAGCCGGGAATGGATCGAGTTTGAGTTGAACCCGGATGCCAAGTTCTCCGACGGTACACCTTTGACCGTTGATGACATTATCTTTTCCCTCGAGGTCATTGAAGAAAAGGGACGGCCGCCCTATCGCAACTGGTACGCAGCCATCAAGGAAAAGCAGGTCACTGCGCCTAACCGGCTGAAGCTCGTGTTTGAAAATGGAGACAATCGCGAATTGCCGCTGCTCATTGCTCTGGCGCCAATCTTCTCTAAAAAACACACAGATGTCGAGAATTTTGACAAGTCCTCGCTCAACCCGCCGATCGGGTCCGGCCCCTATACCTTCAAGACGATCGAAGCCGGTCGATTGGTTGTCTATGAAAAGAACCCAGACTACTGGGCAAAGGATCTGCCCGTTAAGGCCGGTTTCGACAATTTCGATGAAATCCGCGTTGAGTACTTCCGGGATGAAACGACACTTCAGGAAGCCTTCAAGAAAGGCCTTGTGAATGCGCTTCAATTCCGGGACCCGGCACGGTGGGCAACCGGATTTGACTTTCCTGCGGCCGAAAACGGTGACGTTGAAAAACTTTCCATTGCATTCGGTATCCCGGCCAAGATGCAAGGCATTGCCTTTAACACCAGGCGTGAGCAGTTTAAGGACAAAAACGTTCGCAAAGCGCTCAGCATGCTCTTCGATTTCAAGTGGGTGAACGAAAACCTCTATTACGGGCTTTATCAGCGAACCGCCGGGTATTGGGACAATTCCGATCTTTCCTCTATCGGGCGGCCTGCAAGCGACCGGGAAAAAGAATTGCTGGCGCCTTTCCCTGACGCAGTCGATCCGGAAGTCATGGCTGGAACTTGGAGGCCTGCAGATGCCGATGGTTCAGGTCGTGACAGGAAAGTCCTGCGTGAAGCGCTCGGAACGTTTGGCGAGGCTGGTTACAGCCTGGAAAACCGGAAGCTCGTGAACAAGGAAACCGGAAAGCCGCTTTCATTCGAGATCCTTGCAAAGAACGAAGACGAAGAAAAGCTTGCACTCGCCTACATCCGCACATTGGAACTTCTGGGCATTGAAGCAACTGTTCGAAGTGTTGATCCGGCACAGTTTGAAGACCGCCGCACCAAGCGTGAGTTCGATATGGTTTTCAACACCTGGAGGGCGTCGCTGTCACCAGGTGCCGAACAATATGGACGCTGGTCTTCAAAAGCGGCGGACCAGGAAGGTTCCTTTAATTTCGTGGGCGCTCGGGAGCCGGCAATTGATGCTTTGATCGATGAAATCGTCGGGGCACGCAGCCGCGAGCATTTTGTCGACGCCGTTCGGGCCTTCGATCGTGTGCTCATTTCAGGAGCTTATGCCGTTCCGCTGTATCACGTGTCAGACGACTGGGTTGCCCATTGGAAAAAAGTCATCCCGCCGCAGTCACACTCTCTTTACGGACACGAATTCGACACTTGGTGGTCAGCCACCGCTCAATGA
- a CDS encoding DsbA family oxidoreductase, with protein MTDVAPLTVDVVSDVMCPWCYIGKRRLEAAIRSVPDLDVLVRWHPFQLDATLPKTGKDRQKYLSDKFGGLDQANAFYSQIKAAGLEEGIDFAFDAIKLSPNTLDCHRLILWSRADDLQDEVVERLFKAYFLDGEDLTKSETLVRISDEAGMESDLVEQLFETDSDLDKTIAQIGKAQESGITGVPCFIIDGRFVLAGAEKAETIAAALKHAEETRTFPETESVN; from the coding sequence ATGACCGATGTTGCCCCTTTGACCGTCGATGTGGTCTCCGATGTCATGTGCCCCTGGTGCTATATCGGCAAGAGACGGTTGGAGGCAGCGATCAGATCCGTTCCGGATCTCGATGTATTGGTTCGCTGGCATCCGTTTCAACTCGACGCCACGCTTCCCAAGACAGGAAAAGACCGGCAAAAATACCTTAGCGACAAATTTGGCGGTTTGGACCAGGCAAATGCTTTTTACAGCCAGATCAAGGCTGCTGGACTTGAGGAAGGAATTGACTTCGCATTTGATGCCATCAAGCTGTCGCCGAATACACTGGATTGTCACCGTCTCATTCTGTGGTCTCGAGCAGATGACCTTCAGGACGAGGTGGTCGAGCGGCTTTTCAAAGCCTATTTCCTTGATGGAGAAGACCTGACGAAATCGGAGACGCTCGTCAGGATTTCAGACGAGGCAGGCATGGAATCCGACCTGGTCGAGCAGCTTTTTGAAACGGATTCCGATCTGGACAAGACCATTGCTCAAATAGGCAAGGCGCAAGAATCCGGGATTACAGGGGTGCCGTGTTTCATCATTGATGGCCGGTTTGTATTGGCTGGTGCAGAAAAGGCTGAAACCATTGCCGCAGCGTTGAAACATGCGGAGGAAACACGCACGTTTCCGGAAACTGAATCCGTAAACTGA
- the eno gene encoding phosphopyruvate hydratase: MTAIIDVVGRQIFDSRGNPTVEVDVFLEDGSFGRAAVPSGASTGAHEAVELRDGGSRFMGKGVQKAVDAVNGEIFETIGGLEAEDQLQIDQAMIDLDGTPNKARLGANAILGVSLATARAAAQASGLPLYRYVGGTSARTLPVPMMNIINGGAHADNPIDFQEFMIMPVGAESLSDAVRMGSEIFHTLKKALNAAGHNTNVGDEGGFAPNLESTDAAIGFVMKAIETAGYKPGDDVYLALDAASTEFFKDGKYVLEGEGKTLAPEEMAKYLDDLVSRYPIISIEDGLAEDDWEGWKATTDLAGNKCQLVGDDLFVTNSERLRKGIDMGVANSILIKVNQIGTLSETLDAVETAHKAAYTAVMSHRSGETEDSTIADLAVATNCGQIKTGSLARSDRLAKYNQLIRIEEELGLQAQYAGRSILRG; this comes from the coding sequence ATGACCGCCATTATCGATGTTGTCGGCCGTCAGATCTTTGACAGCCGTGGCAACCCAACCGTAGAAGTTGATGTCTTCCTTGAAGACGGTTCTTTTGGCCGCGCAGCTGTGCCGTCCGGAGCCTCGACAGGCGCTCACGAAGCGGTGGAACTGCGAGACGGCGGAAGCCGTTTCATGGGAAAGGGCGTTCAAAAGGCGGTTGATGCAGTCAACGGTGAGATCTTTGAAACGATCGGTGGCCTGGAAGCAGAAGACCAGCTTCAGATCGATCAGGCCATGATCGACCTTGACGGGACACCGAACAAGGCGCGTCTTGGTGCAAATGCCATCCTCGGAGTGTCATTGGCGACGGCGCGCGCTGCTGCTCAAGCGTCGGGCCTGCCGCTTTATCGGTACGTTGGCGGTACGTCTGCTCGCACTTTGCCTGTACCGATGATGAACATCATCAATGGCGGCGCACATGCCGACAATCCAATCGATTTCCAGGAATTCATGATCATGCCGGTCGGCGCTGAAAGTCTCAGCGACGCAGTGCGCATGGGTTCGGAAATTTTCCACACACTGAAAAAAGCCCTTAACGCTGCCGGCCACAACACAAATGTCGGTGACGAAGGAGGCTTTGCTCCAAATCTGGAATCGACAGACGCTGCAATCGGCTTCGTCATGAAGGCAATTGAAACTGCCGGGTACAAGCCAGGCGATGATGTCTATCTCGCCCTAGACGCAGCCTCGACAGAGTTTTTCAAGGATGGAAAATACGTCTTGGAAGGTGAGGGCAAGACTCTCGCCCCCGAAGAAATGGCCAAATATCTCGATGATCTCGTGTCTCGTTATCCGATCATCTCAATTGAAGACGGTTTGGCTGAAGATGACTGGGAAGGCTGGAAGGCGACGACAGATCTCGCCGGAAACAAGTGCCAGCTCGTGGGCGACGATCTTTTCGTGACCAACTCGGAGCGTTTGCGCAAAGGCATCGACATGGGTGTTGCGAATTCGATCCTGATCAAGGTCAATCAGATCGGAACCTTGTCTGAGACGCTTGATGCGGTCGAGACAGCACACAAGGCGGCCTACACTGCGGTCATGTCACACCGGTCTGGTGAAACAGAAGATTCGACCATCGCAGACTTGGCTGTGGCAACGAATTGCGGCCAGATCAAAACGGGCTCACTGGCTCGTTCTGACCGGTTGGCAAAATACAATCAGCTCATCCGTATCGAAGAAGAACTTGGTCTTCAGGCGCAATACGCAGGTCGTTCGATCCTGCGCGGCTAA
- a CDS encoding nucleotide sugar dehydrogenase yields the protein MISRNLSQLKIAVIGLGYVGLPVAVAFAGKGYDVLGYDISQGRLDELKAGSDSTASVSTAELNQHCLSFSSDEALLKDCDVFIVAVPTPVDDAKRPDLTPFKGAAETVGRNMKRGSIVVFESTVFPGATEEVAVPLLEHASQLTLNDGFEVGYSPERINPGDGQRGFSDITKIVSASSETAIEILADLYGSVVSAGIHKAPSIKVAEASKVIENTQRDLNIALMNELSMMFHQIGIDTRDVLAGSATKWNFLPFQPGLVGGHCIGVDPYYLTHKAHEIGMTPQVILAGRGTNEAMPGFVAGKVIQESVKLGQPMPLKIAVLGITYKADVPDTRNSKVVDLIHELEKFGAEVLVHDPLADHDQVREEYGIDLSDLDQLQESHVVVLAVPHTQFLQGHDGWQMTTSVLKNSTGLVADIPAVLDRETVPDNVTLWRL from the coding sequence ATGATTTCTCGTAATCTTTCCCAGCTCAAGATAGCCGTTATCGGTCTTGGATATGTCGGCTTGCCGGTGGCTGTCGCGTTTGCTGGGAAGGGCTACGATGTTCTTGGCTACGATATCAGCCAAGGCAGACTTGATGAGTTGAAAGCTGGAAGCGACAGCACAGCTTCGGTTTCGACGGCAGAGCTCAACCAGCACTGCCTGTCTTTTTCCTCAGATGAGGCATTACTCAAAGACTGCGATGTTTTTATCGTTGCAGTCCCCACGCCTGTGGATGACGCAAAACGACCGGACCTGACACCTTTCAAAGGTGCCGCTGAAACTGTCGGTCGCAATATGAAGCGCGGCTCAATTGTCGTTTTTGAATCGACGGTTTTTCCTGGGGCAACCGAAGAGGTTGCCGTGCCCCTGCTTGAACACGCGTCACAGCTAACTTTGAATGATGGATTTGAGGTCGGGTATTCGCCCGAACGAATAAACCCGGGCGATGGCCAACGCGGATTTTCCGACATTACCAAGATTGTTTCCGCGTCTTCTGAAACAGCCATAGAAATCCTCGCAGACCTCTATGGCAGTGTGGTCAGTGCCGGCATACACAAGGCCCCTTCTATCAAGGTGGCGGAAGCGTCCAAGGTTATTGAAAACACTCAACGCGATCTGAACATCGCATTGATGAACGAACTATCGATGATGTTTCACCAAATAGGGATCGACACTCGAGATGTTTTGGCCGGGTCCGCGACGAAATGGAATTTTCTACCGTTTCAACCTGGATTGGTCGGTGGCCACTGTATCGGGGTAGATCCCTACTACCTCACCCACAAGGCACATGAAATCGGTATGACGCCGCAAGTAATCCTGGCTGGCCGAGGTACCAATGAAGCGATGCCTGGATTTGTTGCCGGGAAGGTCATCCAGGAAAGCGTGAAGCTCGGTCAGCCGATGCCGCTGAAAATTGCGGTTCTCGGAATTACCTATAAGGCTGACGTTCCAGACACTCGAAATTCGAAGGTCGTGGACCTGATACACGAGCTTGAGAAGTTCGGTGCTGAGGTTCTCGTCCATGATCCACTCGCCGATCATGATCAGGTCAGGGAAGAATATGGCATCGACCTGAGCGATCTTGATCAGCTACAAGAATCACATGTTGTGGTACTTGCGGTTCCGCATACGCAATTTTTACAAGGCCATGATGGCTGGCAGATGACGACCTCGGTTTTGAAAAACAGCACGGGCCTTGTTGCAGACATACCAGCTGTTCTTGATCGCGAAACTGTGCCTGACAACGTAACGCTGTGGCGCCTTTGA